The following coding sequences lie in one Bdellovibrionales bacterium genomic window:
- a CDS encoding lysophospholipase, whose product MRSEFYLRVNSGTDSLYIQKWAEADQNQPHSIPHAVVLLTHGVAEHSECYNSLASELAGEGFEVYGWDLPGHGKSYGKRGYVKNFQEYTSTLHLVFQEIRRTHPQTPVILFGHSLGGLIVLNYALEYPEATFDALCLSSPALGVALEVPKIKDQAARLLNTFAPKITIAHEIHFHDLSRDEALVASYFKDPLRHKRFSAPLYLGTLAAMEQVAEKAHHLKKPIFIQAAGQDRVTDTTATERVFPHIGSSHKSLKIYKDSYHEIFNDLDKKEVIDDLLTFLREFLNDSKNK is encoded by the coding sequence ATGCGCTCCGAATTTTATCTTCGCGTCAACTCTGGAACGGACTCTTTGTATATTCAGAAATGGGCAGAAGCTGATCAAAATCAACCTCATAGCATTCCCCACGCCGTGGTTCTGCTCACTCACGGGGTGGCTGAGCACTCCGAATGTTACAATTCACTGGCCAGTGAATTGGCGGGTGAGGGCTTTGAAGTTTATGGCTGGGATCTTCCCGGCCACGGTAAGTCCTACGGAAAGCGCGGGTACGTTAAAAACTTTCAGGAGTATACAAGCACTCTTCACCTTGTCTTTCAGGAGATTCGCCGCACCCATCCTCAAACTCCGGTGATTTTATTTGGTCATTCTCTGGGGGGACTGATAGTTCTCAACTATGCTTTGGAATATCCCGAGGCCACATTTGATGCTCTATGCTTGAGCTCACCGGCACTAGGAGTCGCACTCGAAGTTCCAAAGATTAAAGATCAAGCGGCGCGTCTCTTGAATACATTTGCACCCAAAATTACCATCGCCCACGAGATTCATTTTCATGACCTAAGTCGTGACGAAGCCTTGGTCGCTAGTTATTTTAAAGATCCCCTTCGGCATAAAAGATTTTCAGCGCCACTTTATTTAGGAACTTTGGCTGCCATGGAGCAAGTGGCAGAGAAGGCCCATCATCTTAAGAAGCCAATCTTTATCCAAGCGGCAGGTCAGGATCGAGTCACGGATACGACGGCGACAGAGAGGGTATTTCCCCACATTGGATCGAGCCATAAATCACTCAAAATTTATAAAGACAGCTATCACGAAATCTTCAATGACCTCGATAAAAAAGAAGTCATTGACGATCTCCTCACCTTTTTAAGAGAATTTTTAAATGACTCCAAAAATAAATAA
- a CDS encoding diguanylate cyclase: MDLKTYRKDFSIFVYNTNVSLARWLKESLAHQGYDAHFFTSADLMQQSVYLALPHVVVVPMTDELRNTVRAIKKVSQEILVMATGELHQQDAMIALVEQGWLYDFCVDPVTQIKGFQLRVDRAIERWMLSLVKETKETAAAPVVLATEVIKNTMPAMVGASLETKDLLLTQLLKEKTEESVYDHTARDISKLTGGGVAILKHDAANEAFSLAFASMGLTQKQKDLGIGYGHLVTSLKEQFLRNPSATEMFKEFFSEVFQKSQTTTCILKNDEGAIFGLVVCLSELDVEKQGEVFDYCRLATLLLDNQYKSKLIFDHVPYERKTFCLGSKGFYEKLLVEVSRARRLNLPVSVITFVVTGKDADEFNRTTQLAAKILKRFTRVTDVIGRVSDQQFSVIFPHTAGSPSAQKAARLLSIMKAAIDEKQFKTISVRAGVSEFPQASNDSMSLLHTSESACDKAGAFEVNIYDNTEAQLGYKPIPTDIR; the protein is encoded by the coding sequence ATGGATCTAAAGACGTATAGAAAAGACTTTTCCATTTTTGTGTATAATACCAACGTGAGCCTAGCTCGGTGGCTCAAAGAATCTTTAGCGCACCAAGGTTATGATGCCCACTTCTTTACAAGTGCTGATCTGATGCAACAGTCCGTTTATCTCGCACTTCCTCACGTTGTTGTTGTTCCGATGACGGACGAGCTGCGCAACACGGTTCGTGCTATAAAAAAAGTTTCTCAGGAAATTTTGGTGATGGCGACCGGAGAGTTGCATCAGCAGGACGCGATGATCGCTCTCGTGGAGCAGGGATGGCTTTATGATTTCTGTGTTGATCCCGTGACACAGATCAAAGGATTCCAATTGCGTGTGGATCGAGCGATTGAGCGCTGGATGCTTTCACTCGTCAAAGAGACGAAGGAGACCGCCGCCGCACCGGTTGTTCTGGCCACGGAAGTCATAAAGAATACGATGCCGGCGATGGTGGGAGCCTCGTTGGAAACGAAGGACCTATTACTCACACAATTACTCAAAGAGAAGACCGAAGAGTCGGTGTACGACCATACCGCTCGCGATATCTCTAAGTTGACCGGCGGAGGTGTCGCGATATTAAAACATGACGCCGCCAATGAAGCTTTTTCTCTCGCGTTTGCTTCCATGGGTTTAACCCAAAAACAAAAAGATCTCGGGATCGGTTACGGCCACTTGGTGACGTCTCTTAAAGAGCAGTTTCTAAGAAATCCGTCGGCGACGGAAATGTTTAAAGAATTTTTCTCGGAAGTTTTTCAAAAATCACAAACAACCACCTGCATTCTCAAAAATGATGAGGGTGCGATATTTGGGCTCGTGGTTTGCCTCAGTGAGCTTGACGTTGAAAAGCAGGGGGAAGTTTTCGATTACTGCCGACTGGCAACGCTTCTGCTGGATAATCAGTACAAGTCCAAACTTATTTTTGACCACGTTCCCTACGAGCGTAAAACCTTTTGTCTGGGAAGTAAGGGATTCTACGAAAAGCTCTTAGTGGAAGTGTCTCGAGCTCGACGTTTAAATCTGCCGGTTTCGGTTATAACTTTCGTTGTCACTGGAAAAGATGCAGATGAGTTTAATCGAACAACTCAGTTGGCGGCGAAGATTCTCAAGCGCTTTACGCGAGTGACCGATGTGATCGGGCGAGTTTCTGATCAGCAGTTCTCTGTAATTTTTCCACACACCGCGGGAAGTCCTAGCGCACAAAAAGCCGCACGTTTACTTAGCATCATGAAGGCCGCCATCGACGAGAAACAGTTTAAGACCATCAGCGTTCGAGCAGGTGTGAGCGAATTTCCGCAAGCGAGCAATGATTCAATGAGTCTTTTGCATACCAGTGAAAGTGCTTGTGATAAAGCAGGAGCCTTCGAAGTCAATATTTACGACAATACCGAGGCTCAGCTTGGATACAAACCGATACCGACCGACATTCGTTGA
- the alr gene encoding alanine racemase: MDTNRYRPTFVEIRLDRLKKNFEFIAKSVFAKQFLCPMVKANSYGHGDIQTVKYLESLGCQRFGVGLIEEGLRIRRAGVLKPDVFTFGFTGREAVREILHHNLYPVVSDFQQLEDLKALAKQTVSLHLKINTGMNRLGFVPEDVEKVLQYVRDNKNLKLTGVCTHLMSAEDLSQADGISFQQIEKFHGIVQKHRLDDLTKHVYNSHGFLNALNSDLCRDKFLYGMRPGIALWGIHPDSQDQSQPLYPVAQLKSKIVTTQTVQKNQSVSYGGTWTAKEKTVVGIVPIGYADGVPVQLSNRGQMAVDGKRVPIVGRVCMDYILVNLNGIDNPVGKDVELFGETISPHEVAMNSGTIVWDVLTRLSERVPRVFTGSEI, encoded by the coding sequence TTGGATACAAACCGATACCGACCGACATTCGTTGAGATCCGATTAGATCGCCTCAAAAAGAATTTCGAATTTATTGCGAAGAGCGTATTCGCAAAGCAGTTTCTTTGTCCTATGGTCAAAGCAAACTCTTACGGTCATGGTGACATTCAAACCGTAAAATATCTAGAATCCTTAGGGTGTCAGCGGTTTGGAGTCGGACTTATCGAGGAGGGTTTACGCATTCGCCGTGCGGGAGTCTTAAAGCCCGATGTGTTTACTTTTGGTTTTACTGGCCGCGAGGCGGTTCGAGAAATTCTCCATCATAACTTGTACCCGGTGGTGAGCGATTTCCAACAGCTCGAAGATCTTAAAGCACTGGCAAAACAAACGGTATCCCTCCATCTCAAAATTAATACAGGAATGAATCGATTGGGATTTGTTCCCGAAGATGTGGAAAAGGTATTACAGTATGTTCGTGATAATAAAAATTTAAAGCTCACGGGGGTTTGCACGCATTTGATGAGTGCCGAAGATCTCTCTCAAGCTGATGGCATCTCATTTCAGCAGATTGAAAAGTTCCATGGAATCGTCCAGAAGCACCGATTAGATGATCTTACAAAGCACGTTTATAACTCCCATGGATTTTTAAATGCTCTCAATTCAGATCTTTGTCGGGATAAATTTCTTTATGGGATGCGCCCTGGGATTGCTTTGTGGGGCATTCATCCTGATTCCCAAGACCAAAGTCAGCCGCTCTACCCAGTCGCGCAACTTAAATCTAAAATAGTGACAACGCAGACGGTTCAAAAAAATCAGTCGGTTTCTTATGGTGGGACTTGGACCGCGAAAGAAAAAACTGTTGTGGGTATTGTTCCGATTGGTTACGCCGATGGCGTACCCGTGCAATTGTCCAATCGTGGTCAAATGGCGGTGGATGGAAAAAGAGTTCCGATCGTGGGTCGAGTTTGTATGGATTATATTTTAGTAAACCTCAACGGCATCGACAACCCGGTGGGTAAAGATGTGGAACTCTTTGGTGAAACAATTTCTCCCCACGAAGTGGCTATGAATAGCGGAACGATTGTGTGGGATGTGTTAACACGATTGTCCGAACGTGTCCCCCGTGTGTTCACTGGAAGTGAGATATAA
- a CDS encoding ABC transporter permease, with amino-acid sequence MAWAQVRSKVNSIFDNTFNSVIGSFSKFVFELGQLARFTFLALRVFVKRPMRWTDLIQQMEFVGNQSVFIIILTGAFTGMAVSFQIYLGFRLINAVNLVGPTVAMGIARELGPVLSGLIVAARAGGAMAANLGSMRVSEQIDAIEVMGVDPIRYLVSPRIMAAVITMPFLTGIFDFVAIGGSYFLCIYVLDLDPAIFWEKTTLWLNPNHINEGLIKAAVFGLIFGAICTYRGFYTKGGARDVGDATNRGVVLSMVMIIIVDFFMMNLIDFYYKLVGSGG; translated from the coding sequence ATGGCTTGGGCTCAAGTGCGTTCAAAGGTGAATAGTATTTTCGACAACACTTTCAATAGTGTCATCGGAAGTTTTTCAAAATTCGTATTTGAATTAGGTCAGCTGGCGCGTTTTACATTTTTAGCGCTCAGAGTTTTTGTTAAAAGACCGATGCGCTGGACGGATCTCATTCAACAGATGGAATTTGTAGGCAATCAATCCGTTTTTATTATTATTCTGACTGGGGCGTTCACCGGGATGGCCGTTTCTTTTCAAATTTATTTGGGTTTTCGACTGATCAACGCGGTCAATCTTGTGGGACCCACGGTGGCCATGGGGATTGCTCGAGAGTTAGGACCGGTCCTATCTGGTCTTATCGTTGCGGCACGAGCGGGTGGGGCAATGGCGGCTAATTTGGGATCTATGCGCGTGTCTGAGCAGATCGATGCTATCGAAGTCATGGGTGTTGATCCTATTCGCTATCTTGTGTCTCCAAGGATAATGGCGGCCGTGATCACGATGCCGTTTCTTACCGGCATTTTTGATTTCGTAGCGATAGGTGGATCTTACTTTTTATGTATCTACGTTTTAGATTTGGACCCGGCGATCTTTTGGGAGAAAACCACACTGTGGTTAAATCCCAATCACATTAACGAAGGTTTAATCAAAGCCGCCGTGTTTGGATTGATCTTTGGTGCCATTTGCACCTACCGTGGTTTTTACACTAAGGGTGGCGCTCGCGACGTAGGTGATGCAACAAATCGCGGAGTGGTTTTGAGCATGGTGATGATTATTATCGTCGACTTCTTCATGATGAATTTGATCGACTTCTATTACAAGTTGGTGGGCAGTGGCGGTTAA
- a CDS encoding ATP-binding cassette domain-containing protein yields the protein MAVKENDKDLSTRDLAVEVVDLKKSFNGTDFVLNGIDLKIPRGKITVIIGFSGTGKSVLLRHMLGLVKPTSGQIKILGRDLTHLSHDEAIELRMKFGVLFQYAALFDDMSVLENVMFPLNEHRRDLSKTQKLEIAYDKLKLAGLDEKHYSKLPSEISGGMRKRCGLARALALDPAILIYDEPTTGLDPVLTEMVDNLILNTHNHNKGSSSIVVSHDLPAAFRIGDYIVMLDSGKVILHGPPKVFFDTEIPLVKKFVGMGVRRS from the coding sequence GTGGCGGTTAAAGAAAACGATAAGGATCTCAGCACTCGCGATTTAGCGGTGGAAGTTGTGGATCTTAAAAAATCATTTAACGGGACCGACTTTGTTCTCAACGGAATTGATCTCAAAATTCCGCGGGGAAAAATTACGGTGATTATTGGGTTTTCGGGAACTGGGAAGAGTGTGTTGCTCCGGCACATGTTAGGTCTAGTTAAACCAACGTCGGGACAGATCAAAATTCTTGGTCGTGATCTGACTCATCTCTCTCACGACGAAGCCATCGAATTGCGTATGAAATTCGGTGTTTTGTTTCAGTATGCGGCCCTGTTTGACGATATGTCTGTACTGGAGAACGTGATGTTTCCGCTCAATGAGCACCGTCGAGATCTTTCCAAGACGCAAAAGCTTGAGATTGCTTACGATAAATTAAAACTGGCCGGTCTTGATGAAAAGCATTACTCCAAATTGCCTTCCGAGATTTCAGGAGGTATGAGAAAGCGGTGCGGTTTAGCTCGTGCCCTAGCTCTTGATCCAGCCATACTTATTTACGATGAACCAACGACTGGGCTTGATCCCGTTCTCACAGAAATGGTGGATAATCTGATACTTAACACCCATAATCATAACAAAGGTTCATCAAGTATAGTGGTGTCGCACGACTTACCGGCGGCATTTCGCATCGGGGATTACATCGTTATGTTGGACAGCGGTAAAGTTATTTTGCACGGCCCTCCGAAAGTGTTTTTCGACACTGAGATCCCTCTTGTTAAAAAGTTCGTGGGTATGGGAGTGCGCCGTTCATGA
- a CDS encoding MlaD family protein: MNPLFKTPEFKVGLLVLVVSGLIATMSLKVSESSGFMGGKPLWFTLDNASGLIKNGPVHVAGIRVGVIKQISLDESGMARVDVVVQPDVKLSRSSKVQIRPNGILGDKNIEILPGDPADPLLMNGERIVGIEDSASIDKLMSEVGKITKSLSVVADNLRDATEGNDEKPLGKIIKNVESLTGDLAGLMRDKREKFGEIVDNVHAISETLDEVVNDESDTGFKASWKRVVARLDNTMKNVDEISEKINSGKGTIGRLINDEETVNELNTAINGVNNLLDSANKLQSSFDFNSNYMSDFEKYRTYVGITLQPGADRFYELAITSTPEATERESTTTTVTNGVPSTERALVQDPDKLKFTALFGKYFYNFGIKGGVIESSGGAGIEYYMLSRRLKIGVDAFDFERLHVRPYARFNVFHGLYLQGGGDLFNGAGNDGYFFGAGLFITNDDIKYALARVNIR; this comes from the coding sequence ATGAATCCTTTGTTTAAGACTCCTGAGTTCAAAGTTGGGCTTCTCGTTCTGGTGGTTTCTGGGCTGATCGCGACCATGTCTCTAAAGGTCAGCGAAAGTTCCGGATTTATGGGCGGCAAGCCACTTTGGTTTACACTCGACAACGCCTCCGGATTAATTAAAAACGGACCGGTCCATGTCGCTGGGATTCGCGTGGGCGTGATCAAGCAAATTTCTTTAGATGAATCTGGTATGGCTCGAGTGGACGTTGTTGTTCAGCCGGATGTTAAGCTTTCGCGGTCTTCTAAAGTTCAGATTCGCCCGAACGGAATCTTAGGTGATAAAAATATCGAAATTTTACCGGGCGACCCCGCGGATCCACTGTTAATGAACGGTGAGCGTATTGTGGGTATCGAGGACTCCGCGAGTATCGATAAGCTGATGAGCGAGGTGGGAAAAATCACAAAGTCGCTTTCTGTTGTGGCCGATAATCTTCGCGATGCGACCGAAGGAAATGACGAGAAGCCATTAGGAAAAATCATTAAAAACGTTGAGAGTTTAACCGGAGATCTTGCGGGCCTCATGCGTGATAAGCGCGAAAAATTTGGCGAGATCGTCGATAACGTTCATGCCATTTCGGAAACCTTGGACGAAGTGGTGAACGACGAATCCGACACTGGCTTTAAAGCGTCGTGGAAGCGTGTTGTCGCTCGACTTGATAACACAATGAAAAATGTCGATGAGATTTCTGAAAAAATTAATTCCGGTAAAGGGACCATTGGACGCTTGATCAACGACGAAGAGACCGTCAACGAACTCAATACGGCGATCAACGGTGTGAACAATTTATTGGATTCTGCGAATAAACTTCAGAGCAGTTTCGACTTTAACAGCAACTATATGTCTGACTTTGAAAAGTACCGAACTTATGTCGGAATCACACTTCAGCCAGGAGCTGACCGCTTTTATGAATTAGCCATCACTTCGACTCCTGAGGCCACGGAGCGTGAGAGTACGACAACCACGGTGACCAATGGAGTTCCGAGTACAGAAAGAGCTTTGGTTCAGGATCCTGACAAGCTTAAATTCACCGCTTTATTCGGTAAGTACTTTTATAATTTTGGAATTAAAGGTGGTGTGATTGAGAGCTCCGGTGGGGCGGGGATCGAATACTACATGCTCAGTCGCCGCTTAAAGATCGGCGTGGACGCCTTTGATTTCGAAAGATTGCATGTTCGTCCCTATGCGAGATTCAATGTTTTCCATGGTCTTTACCTGCAAGGGGGCGGAGACCTATTTAATGGAGCTGGAAACGACGGTTACTTCTTTGGTGCCGGCCTTTTCATCACCAACGACGACATCAAATACGCTCTCGCCCGCGTCAACATCCGCTAA
- the purH gene encoding bifunctional phosphoribosylaminoimidazolecarboxamide formyltransferase/IMP cyclohydrolase has translation MFKNILVSVSDKTGIVEFIRPYAQAGARVVSSGGTAKTLRDAGMEVQDVSDYTGFPECMDGRVKTLHPKVHMGLLYRAHLSEDLNLLKQHGAVPFDLVVANLYPFSEAQARGVTGDDLIEYIDIGGPSMLRGAAKNFKYVSIVCDPSDYAWIQQKSELTLEDRKKLAGKVFDHTATYDRVIADQFKKELEQGHGESLQISASLVQTLRYGENPQQKAWWYKTSEEGLHNAKILQGKEVSYNNILDLQAAISTVRLFKDPAAVAIKHNNPCGVASDVKPFFALEKALKADPVSVFGGIIAVNFPIGEAEANLLNKTFLECVIAPEIKPEALAVFAQKKNLRVLSWPALSQIQNEKSVRSIDGGYLVQEEDQVDTDRSQWQFLGEKPSAELEKDIIFAWKTCAMLKSNAISVCGQSQSLGLGMGQVNRVDSVRQALDRAKEFHPQAKNLILASDAFFPFPDSVEIAAQYGIKWIVQPGGSVKDAEVIEAAKKHNINMVLTGRRHFRH, from the coding sequence ATGTTTAAAAATATTTTGGTGAGTGTTTCTGATAAGACTGGGATCGTTGAATTCATTCGTCCTTATGCCCAAGCGGGAGCCCGAGTGGTTTCTTCCGGTGGGACCGCTAAGACGTTACGTGATGCGGGGATGGAGGTGCAAGATGTCTCGGATTATACTGGTTTTCCAGAGTGTATGGATGGCCGAGTTAAAACTCTTCATCCCAAGGTTCATATGGGGCTCCTCTACAGAGCGCATTTGAGTGAGGATCTGAATTTATTAAAACAACATGGTGCTGTGCCATTTGATCTCGTGGTGGCCAACCTTTATCCCTTCTCTGAAGCTCAAGCCCGGGGAGTGACTGGGGATGATCTAATTGAGTACATTGATATTGGTGGACCATCAATGCTTCGCGGGGCCGCTAAGAATTTTAAATATGTGAGTATTGTTTGCGATCCTTCGGATTATGCCTGGATTCAGCAGAAAAGTGAGCTCACACTTGAGGATCGTAAAAAGCTCGCAGGAAAAGTTTTTGACCATACAGCCACTTACGATCGGGTGATTGCAGATCAATTCAAAAAAGAATTAGAGCAAGGGCACGGAGAAAGCTTACAGATCAGTGCATCGTTGGTGCAAACTTTGCGTTACGGTGAAAACCCTCAACAAAAAGCCTGGTGGTACAAAACTTCAGAAGAAGGTTTGCACAATGCGAAGATTCTCCAGGGTAAAGAAGTCTCGTACAATAATATTCTCGATCTCCAGGCCGCTATTTCCACCGTTCGCCTCTTTAAAGATCCAGCCGCCGTCGCGATTAAGCATAACAATCCGTGCGGAGTCGCTAGCGATGTAAAACCATTTTTTGCGCTGGAAAAAGCATTAAAGGCAGATCCTGTGAGTGTTTTTGGCGGAATCATCGCCGTGAACTTTCCTATCGGTGAAGCCGAAGCGAACCTTCTCAATAAAACCTTTCTAGAGTGTGTGATCGCTCCAGAAATAAAACCTGAGGCTCTGGCTGTATTTGCTCAGAAGAAGAATTTACGCGTGCTGAGCTGGCCTGCCCTCTCTCAAATTCAAAACGAAAAATCAGTTCGCTCGATCGATGGTGGGTATCTGGTTCAGGAAGAAGATCAAGTGGATACAGATCGGTCCCAATGGCAATTTTTAGGGGAAAAACCGTCAGCAGAACTAGAAAAAGATATTATCTTCGCCTGGAAAACGTGCGCAATGCTTAAGAGCAATGCGATTAGCGTCTGTGGCCAAAGCCAATCCTTGGGATTGGGGATGGGCCAAGTGAATCGTGTGGATTCCGTTCGCCAAGCTCTCGATCGTGCCAAAGAGTTCCATCCTCAGGCGAAAAATTTGATCTTAGCCAGTGATGCCTTTTTCCCATTTCCGGATTCGGTGGAGATCGCCGCTCAATACGGCATAAAGTGGATTGTGCAACCCGGCGGATCGGTGAAAGATGCCGAAGTTATAGAGGCCGCGAAGAAACATAATATTAACATGGTCCTTACAGGCCGACGGCACTTCCGCCACTAA